The DNA region GCAAGAGATGGAGGCCGTTGCCGAAGAAACCGGCGCGGCACTGCTGCCGGCACCGTTCATCTCCAGCGCGGTGCTGGCCGTCACCCTCATCGAGCGGGCCGGCACCGACGACGACAAGCGGCACCTGCTGCCTGCACTGGCTGATGGCACCGCCATCGGCACCGTCGCCGTCACCGGCAGTTCCGGTACCTGGACACCGGAAGGCGTTGCAGTCAGCGCTGATTCAGATCACTCGCTCAGCGGCACAGCTCACTACGTCACCTGGGGACAGGTCGCCGACATCATCCTGGTGGTGGCCCGCACCGGCGACGGACTCGGCGTCTACCAGGTCGCCACGGATGCGGCGAACTTCACCCGCACGGCGGCAACCGTTTTCGACCCCACGGTGCGCCTGTCCACATTCACCTTCACCGGCACGCCGGCGCGCCGACTCGGCAGTGCCGGCTGGGAAGCCGTGCAGGAAGCGCTTGACCACGCCGTCATCGCCACAGCCGGTGAGCAGGTCGGCGGCGCCCGCCGGATCTTCGACATGACCATCGAGTACCTCAAGACGCGGGTGCAATTCGGCCGCCAGATCGGCAGTTTCCAGGCCCTCAAGCACCTGGCCGCCGACCTGCTGCTGGAGATGGAGTCCGCGACGTCTGCGGCCCAGTTCGCGGCCGCGGAGAAGGCGGCACGAAGCCAGCACTCCCCCGGCGCGACTGCGTTGGCCGGGTTCGCGTGCGCCGAGGCCTACGAACACATCGCATTGAACGCCATCCAGATGCACGGAGGTATCGGGTTCACCTGGGAGCACCCCGCGCATCTGTTCCTGCGCCGAGCCCGCACCGGGACTCAGCTGTTCGGCGGCTCACGGCTTCATCGCGAGCGCTACCTCGTCTCGAAAGGCGCCTGACATGACCACCGCTGATCTGCCCAGCCTCGACGACCTACGCGAGGAGGTGCGAAACTGGTTGCGGGACAACTACCAACCGTTGCCGAAGACCAGCGATCCGTGGGTATCCTCACCCGAGCGGATCGCGTGGCTGGAGAAGGTGCTCGACGCCGGATACGCGGTTCCGACCTATCCCCACCAGTGGTTCGGCCGCGGTTATCCGAACAAACTGGCCAACGTCATCGGCGAGGAATTCGCCGCACTCAAAGCGCCGGGATCGCGGCAAGACAAGTACAACATCCCGGCCAATACCGTGCTCGCCCTGGGCACCGAGAAGGTCAAGAGCGACCTGCTGCGCGATTTCCTGGTCGAACGGTCCCGCACCTGCCTGCTCTACAGCGAGCCGGAAGCCGGATCGGACCTGGCCAGTGTGCGCACCACCGCGGTCCGCGACGGCCGGCGGTGGGTGGTCAACGGACAGAAGGTGTGGACCTCCGGAGCCCAGACCGCCGACTTCGCGCTGCTGCTGGCCCGCACCGATTGGGACGTCCCCAAGCACAAAGGGCTGAGCCTGTTCATCATGCCGATGAAGCAGCCCGGAATCGAGGTTCGCCCCCTGGTTCAGATCACTGGTGAGGCGCATTTCAACGAGGTGTTCATCTCCGAGGCGACCGCATCGGACGACTACATCCTCGGCGGTGAGGGCAACGGGTGGCGCGCGCTGCAGATCGCCCTGGCCTACGAACGATCGATCATGGGCGACACTGGTCGTGGGTCGCGTCATCGCAAAGCCGACAGCCTTATCGAACTCGCCCGCGAGCACGGCGTCCTCGACGACCCGGCGGTGCGCCATCCACTGGCTTCGGTACTGGCATTGCGCGAGCTCAACCGACTCAACAACGCTCGTGCCAAAGCATCGACGTCGCAAGGTACTTCGAGCTCTATCATGTCGCTGGGCAAACTGGCAATGTCGAAGATCCTGCACACCGAAGCCGCGATGAAGACCCAGATCATCGGCGCCAAGGCCCTGTTGACCGGTCCCGACAATCCCGAGGCCGACGACGCGAACTTCTTGACCCTCAACGCCTTCTTCACCTCGATCGGTGGCGGTACCGACCAGATTCAGCGCAACATCATCGGTGAACGGGTGCTCGGACTTCCGAAGGAACCCGAAGCCGACCGCGACATCCCGTTCCGCCAGGCACGGCGGAGCTGAATCATGCCCGACACCACGACGTATGATCCGCCCTTGGCCGGCGTCGAGATCCTCGATGCGAGCACGGGTCCGATGACAGCCGTGGGCCGGCTGTTTGCCGACCTTGGCGCGCACGTCACCGCGGTGCGATTGTGCGGGATCACCGAGGAGGCCGTCGTCGGCCCGTTCGTCGACGGGGTGCCGGTCCAGACGGCGATCGACCGCCACGGCATCGCTACCGTGGACATCGAGCTGGCCTCGGAGTCTGACCGGGACCGCTTCACCGAGTTGCTTTCGGGCACCGACATTCTCATCGAGAACAGCAGACCCGGCTCGCCGGCCGAGGCGGCGCTGTCGGTGCGTGGTATCCGCGCCCAGCACCCCGAGCTGGTGGTGCTGTCTATCAGCGACTTCGGCCGGGACAACGACTATCGGAACTGGCAGGCCACCACTCCGGTGTTGCATGCACTGAGTAGTGAGCTGTCCAGGTCCGGGATCCCGGGGCGCGAACCGCTGGTCCCGCCGGCCGAGTTGCCCTACCAGGTGGCCGCGGCCCAAGCGGCGGTGATGACGCTCGCGGTGTATCTGGACCGGTTGCGCAGTGGCGAGGGCGATCTGATCGATTTCTCGGTCCTCGACGGTGCGATGCAAACGCTCGATCCGCCATTCGGCACCGCCGGCAGCGCGTCAGCCGGCGTCGCCGTGAGCGCGCAGCGCCGCGACTGGAACGCCGAGCGGCAACGCTATCCGATCATCGCCTGCAAGGACGGTCATGTCCGGATGTGCATATTGGCCAAACGGCAGTGGCGAGGCATGTTCGAATGGATGGGCAGCCCGGAAGAATTCGCCGATCCGAGCTACGACAAGCTCGGAAAGCGTTTCCACTCACCACATCTGCTGGACGCCATCGAGGCATTCTGCGCCGACAAGACCCGTTCCGAGCTCGAAGCCCAAGGCCAGGCGCACGGCGTACCGACGGCTGCGGTGCTGACACTGCCGGAAGCGCTGAACGCCGACCACTTCGCCGAACGGGGCTTCTTCCACGACGTGGAACTCGCACCGGGGGTGGTCGCACCGATTCCGTTGGGTGTGACCGAAATCGACGGCCACCGCGCCAGCGCCCTGACGGCCGGCGACGTGGCCCACTCCCGGCCGGTAGCGGCGCCGCTGCTGGCGCGGCGGCAGCGCCGCGGTGCGGGTCTGCCGTTGGAGGGAATCCGTGTCCTGGACCTCGGCGTCATCGTCGTCGGAGCCGACACCGCTCGGCTGTTCGGCGATCTGGGAGCCGACGTGGTCAAGATCGAACATTCGGCACACCCGGACGGACTGCGGGTCGGAAAGCTGACCTCGATGACCCAGCCCTTCGCGGCCGGTCACCGCAACAAGCGCTCGATCGGGCTGGATCTGGCCGGCGACGAGGGCAGAGCGCTGGCCCACCGCCTGGTCGCGGTGTCCGATGTCGTGCTCAGTAACTACAAGCCCGGAGTGGCCGAGTCCCTGGGGATGGACTACGCCACGCTGCGCAACATCAATCCTGAGATCGTGGTGGTCGACAGCTCGGCGTTCGGGCCGACCGGCCCGTGGGCCAAACGGCTGGGCTATGGCCCGCTGGTGCGCGCGGCGGTGGGCTTTACCAATCTGTGGGTCTACCCCGGAGAGACCGAGACGTTCTGCGACACCGTTACCGTCTACCCCGACCACGTCGCGGCGCGTATCGGAACCCTGTCAGCGCTGGCGTTACTGTTGCGCCGCGAGCGCACCGGGGCGGGCGGATCGGCCAGCGTCTCACAGGCCGAGGTGATGCTCAGTCACCTCGCCGCCGACATCGCCGCCGGTGCCCTGCAGCGCTCGGGGCACGCCCGGACCGACGCCTCCGACCGCGGGCCGTGGGGGTTGTTTCCGACCGCCGGAACCGACAGCTGGATCGCCATCACCGCGCGCGATGACGCCGACCGTCGTGCACTGGGCAATGTCGTGGGATGCGCACCTCCACCCGATGGTGATCAGTGCGACCTCGAAGGCGCCGTGCGGTCGTGGGTGGGCCGGCATTCAGCCACGGAGGCCACGGCGATACTGCAGGCCGCGGGTGTGCCCGCCGGCGCCGTGCTGCATGCCGACGAGGTCCCGGCCTGGGGTTACTACCAGCAGCGGCGCGCATTCCGCGAGGAGCTGCACCCGCACGGATCCGCGCCGTTCGTGATGGAGAACGTCCAGATTCACTGCGGCCACGTCGCCGACCCACCGCTCGGCCAGGCGCCGTTACTCGGTGAGCAGACGGCCGAGATCGCGCACGAGCTGTTGGGCCTCGATGCCGACGAGATCGCGCGGCTGCATCAGCGCGGTGTATTGGAGACATCTGAGGTGCAAGCCGTGCCGCAGCCGTGACCGGTGCATGAGTCGATCTCGTAGCATTCGGAGGTGGTAGCTCCACCACATCCGAATGCGGCAGGAATGGACATCGACTTCACCAGGCTTCGGTACTTCGTCGCGGTGGCCGACGAACTGCACTTCAAACGTGCCGCCGACAAGTTGATGATCACCCCACCGCCACTGAGCAAGCAGATCAAATTGCTCGAAAAGGAGGTTGGCGGACCGCTGTTCGAGCGTGGGTATCACGACGTGCGGCTCAGTCCGCTCGGCGAACGACTGATCGGACCCGCGCGCGAAATCCTGCGCCAGGTGGAGGACTTCAAGGCAACAGCGCACCGTGGGGCGCGAGAGCAGGCGCCGGTCAGACTCGGCGCCACCGCCTATGCTCCATCGGATCTACTGAGCCAGCTGGAGACGGTGCTGGCCGAGTTGCCGCTGCCGACCGAGTTCAGCGTTCCGGGGTCGGCCGCCGAGGTCACCGCCACGTTGATCGCCGGACAGGCCGAGCTCGGGGTGATCCACCTCCCGGCTTCCGATAAGCGGCTGCGTCACCGGGTCGTAGCCAGCTACCAGGGGGCGATTGCGGTACGTCACGACGATCCGCTGGCTGCCAGGGACTCGGTGGCGATCGACGAGTTGCGTGACCGTGAGGTGGTCATCGACGTGGCCCGACCCAACCCGGTCGTGTTGGCCGGACTGACACGTCGGCTGAACCGAAAAGGGATTCACCGCATCGTCCGCACCACCAATCAGCGCGGCGGAGAGGTCGAGATGGCGACTCAGGTGTTCAACCGCCATCTGGTGGCGGTGGTCAGCTACGCACCCGAGTCGTTCATCGGCAGGATCTTCTCGCCACCGGAGTTCAAACTCATCCCGATCGACGAAAACACTTGGGCGCCGGCCGATATCGCGCTGGCCTGGGCACCCGAACGGCTGCAGACCCGGTTGGCCGAAATCGAGTTGCTGGCCGAACACATCGCCGAGCGGTTGGCACCCGTGCACCGCGGCGCCTGAGGGCCTGAGGCGCCTGCAGCGGTCTCACCGATCGCGGCGACCCAACCATTGCTGCGCCGCGGCCAACGCATCGTCGGCGCTGGAGAAACGA from Mycobacterium sp. SMC-4 includes:
- a CDS encoding acyl-CoA dehydrogenase family protein, which codes for MTTADLPSLDDLREEVRNWLRDNYQPLPKTSDPWVSSPERIAWLEKVLDAGYAVPTYPHQWFGRGYPNKLANVIGEEFAALKAPGSRQDKYNIPANTVLALGTEKVKSDLLRDFLVERSRTCLLYSEPEAGSDLASVRTTAVRDGRRWVVNGQKVWTSGAQTADFALLLARTDWDVPKHKGLSLFIMPMKQPGIEVRPLVQITGEAHFNEVFISEATASDDYILGGEGNGWRALQIALAYERSIMGDTGRGSRHRKADSLIELAREHGVLDDPAVRHPLASVLALRELNRLNNARAKASTSQGTSSSIMSLGKLAMSKILHTEAAMKTQIIGAKALLTGPDNPEADDANFLTLNAFFTSIGGGTDQIQRNIIGERVLGLPKEPEADRDIPFRQARRS
- a CDS encoding CoA transferase; translated protein: MPDTTTYDPPLAGVEILDASTGPMTAVGRLFADLGAHVTAVRLCGITEEAVVGPFVDGVPVQTAIDRHGIATVDIELASESDRDRFTELLSGTDILIENSRPGSPAEAALSVRGIRAQHPELVVLSISDFGRDNDYRNWQATTPVLHALSSELSRSGIPGREPLVPPAELPYQVAAAQAAVMTLAVYLDRLRSGEGDLIDFSVLDGAMQTLDPPFGTAGSASAGVAVSAQRRDWNAERQRYPIIACKDGHVRMCILAKRQWRGMFEWMGSPEEFADPSYDKLGKRFHSPHLLDAIEAFCADKTRSELEAQGQAHGVPTAAVLTLPEALNADHFAERGFFHDVELAPGVVAPIPLGVTEIDGHRASALTAGDVAHSRPVAAPLLARRQRRGAGLPLEGIRVLDLGVIVVGADTARLFGDLGADVVKIEHSAHPDGLRVGKLTSMTQPFAAGHRNKRSIGLDLAGDEGRALAHRLVAVSDVVLSNYKPGVAESLGMDYATLRNINPEIVVVDSSAFGPTGPWAKRLGYGPLVRAAVGFTNLWVYPGETETFCDTVTVYPDHVAARIGTLSALALLLRRERTGAGGSASVSQAEVMLSHLAADIAAGALQRSGHARTDASDRGPWGLFPTAGTDSWIAITARDDADRRALGNVVGCAPPPDGDQCDLEGAVRSWVGRHSATEATAILQAAGVPAGAVLHADEVPAWGYYQQRRAFREELHPHGSAPFVMENVQIHCGHVADPPLGQAPLLGEQTAEIAHELLGLDADEIARLHQRGVLETSEVQAVPQP
- a CDS encoding LysR family transcriptional regulator; this encodes MDIDFTRLRYFVAVADELHFKRAADKLMITPPPLSKQIKLLEKEVGGPLFERGYHDVRLSPLGERLIGPAREILRQVEDFKATAHRGAREQAPVRLGATAYAPSDLLSQLETVLAELPLPTEFSVPGSAAEVTATLIAGQAELGVIHLPASDKRLRHRVVASYQGAIAVRHDDPLAARDSVAIDELRDREVVIDVARPNPVVLAGLTRRLNRKGIHRIVRTTNQRGGEVEMATQVFNRHLVAVVSYAPESFIGRIFSPPEFKLIPIDENTWAPADIALAWAPERLQTRLAEIELLAEHIAERLAPVHRGA
- a CDS encoding acyl-CoA dehydrogenase family protein, which encodes MTISVAERAELRTAVGELLSDKCTQDDVREAMASVDGFDRRLWQRLGEQGVLGMLVDSAHGGLGFGAQEMEAVAEETGAALLPAPFISSAVLAVTLIERAGTDDDKRHLLPALADGTAIGTVAVTGSSGTWTPEGVAVSADSDHSLSGTAHYVTWGQVADIILVVARTGDGLGVYQVATDAANFTRTAATVFDPTVRLSTFTFTGTPARRLGSAGWEAVQEALDHAVIATAGEQVGGARRIFDMTIEYLKTRVQFGRQIGSFQALKHLAADLLLEMESATSAAQFAAAEKAARSQHSPGATALAGFACAEAYEHIALNAIQMHGGIGFTWEHPAHLFLRRARTGTQLFGGSRLHRERYLVSKGA